One part of the Lycium ferocissimum isolate CSIRO_LF1 chromosome 8, AGI_CSIRO_Lferr_CH_V1, whole genome shotgun sequence genome encodes these proteins:
- the LOC132068752 gene encoding protein NEGATIVE GRAVITROPIC RESPONSE OF ROOTS-like, giving the protein MLHQPCKEEFSDWPIELLAIGTFGNNQSLKDPGKLNHQSSHSDHLEELTPEEVGELHKEFKLLLCEQIPSTSPDLSKGSTKDLEKFFDCLQNLEDDRKGSGNKESHLKHSYSVACGKGQEAQLENTTSGIIGKKSASYFLKKAFLYRGGLTAPPPPLLRDPISQSKFEKLRLEKILRAILHKKIVPQASSTRATMKKKYLDKRNVLETDGEDEEFESVKDRNKWDNSDSECKFYYEP; this is encoded by the exons ATGTTACATCAACCCTGTAAAGAAGAATTCAGTGACTGGCCTATTGAGCTTCTAGCTATTGGGACATTTGGAAATAATCAGAGTCTGAAAGATCCAGGGAAATTGAATCATCAGTCTTCACATTCTGATCATCTAGAAGAACTTACACCTGAAGAAGTTGGAGAACTTCATAAAGAATTTAAGCTACTTCTTTGTGAACAAATTCCTTCTACTTCCCCTGATTTGTCTAAGGGTTCAACGAAGGATCTCGAGAAATTCTTTGACTGCTTACAAAACTTAGAAGATGATAGAAAAGGTTCAGGAAATAAAGAGAGTCATCTCAAGCACAGTTACAGTGTTGCATGTGGCAAAGGACAAGAAGCTCAATTGGAAAACACAACCAGTGGCATTATTGGCAAAAAATCAGCGTCTTATTTCCTCAAGAAGGCATTTCTCTACAGAGGTGGACTCACAGCCCCTCCACCTCCTCTCTTGAGAGATCCCATTTCACAGTCAAAGTTTGAGAAATTAAGATTGGAGAAG ATTCTGAGGGCTATCCTGCACAAAAAGATAGTTCCACAAGCATCCAGTACAAGGGCTACCATGAAAAAGAAGTACTTGGACAAACGAAATGTGCTTGAAACTGatggtgaagatgaagaatttgaaagtgtgaaggaCAGAAACAAATGGGACAACTCTGATTCTGAATGTAAGTTTTATTATG
- the LOC132067055 gene encoding large ribosomal subunit protein eL36z-like, whose protein sequence is MAPPNTGLSVGLNNGHVVTKKDLAPRPSDRKGKTSKRIHFVRSLIREVAGFAPYEKRITELLKVGKDKRALKVAKRKLGTHKRAKKKREEMSSVLRKMRASGGAEKKK, encoded by the coding sequence ATGGCGCCGCCGAACACAGGACTTAGTGTGGGATTGAACAATGGACATGTTGTGACCAAGAAGGACTTAGCTCCACGCCCATCTGATAGAAAAGGGAAAACAAGCAAGAGAATCCACTTCGTCAGGAGCCTCATCAGAGAAGTCGCAGGATTTGCTCCATATGAGAAGAGGATTACTGAACTTCTTAAAGTTGGCAAGGACAAGCGTGCATTGAAGGTAGCCAAGAGGAAGTTGGGTACTCACAAGAGggcaaagaagaagagagaggagATGTCTAGCGTTCTCCGTAAGATGAGGGCCAGCGGAGGTGCTGAAAAGAAGAAGTGA